A region from the Vicia villosa cultivar HV-30 ecotype Madison, WI linkage group LG3, Vvil1.0, whole genome shotgun sequence genome encodes:
- the LOC131657159 gene encoding protein trichome birefringence-like 38, with translation MKVYGWIAITICMVICLNPCICLEETNGESCNIYEGSWVSDESYPLYDSSKCPHIRLEYDCLKYGRTDQEYLKYRWQPTNCNLSSFDGKSFLTKYKGKQIMYIGDSVSLNQWQSFICMLHSTIPNATITQVGGEPITNHTFQEYGVSVIVYHSAYLVDIEMEKIGRVLKLDSLKSGDIWKEMDVLVFNTWLWWYRSGPKQPWDYVQIGDKIVKDMDRMEAFRTGLTTWAKWVDADVDTTKTKVFFQGISPMHYHGEEWNEPGVTNCAKETTPINGSSSTRGLPKASYVMESVLKTITKPVHLLNITALSELRKDGHPSSHNGFHGMDCTHWCVAGVPDTWNQLMLESIIN, from the exons ATGAAGGTTTATGGTTGGATTGCAATAACCATTTGTATGGTGATTTGTCTTAATCCATGCATTTGTTTGGAAGAAACTAATGGAGAGAGTTGCAATATATATGAAGGAAGTTGGGTTTCTGATGAATCTTACCCTCTTTATGATTCTTCAAAATGTCCTCATATTCGTTTGGAATACGATTGCTTGAAATATGGAAGAACTGATCAAGAGTATCTCAAATATAGATGGCAACCAACCAATTGTAACTTATCAAG TTTTGATGGAAAAAGTTTCTTGACCAAATACAAGGGAAAACAAATCATGTATATTGGAGATTCAGTGAGTCTCAACCAATGGCAATCATTTATATGTATGCTTCATTCCACTATACCTAATGCTACTATAACACAAGTGGGTGGTGAACCCATAACAAATCACACATTTCAG gAATATGGAGTTTCAGTTATTGTCTACCATAGTGCATACTTGGTAGACATTGAAATGGAAAAAATTGGTAGAGTACTAAAACTTGATTCTCTTAAGAGTGGAGACATATGGAAAGAAATGGATGTTTTGGTTTTCAACACTTGGCTTTGGTGGTACCGCAGTGGTCCCAAACAACC ATGGGATTATGTTCAAATAGGAGACAAAATAGTGAAAGACATGGACAGAATGGAAGCTTTTAGAACTGGTTTGACAACTTGGGCTAAATGGGTTGATGCAGATGTTGATACAACAAAAACCAAAGTTTTTTTTCAAGGAATTTCTCCTATGCACTACCA TGGAGAAGAATGGAATGAGCCAGGAGTAACAAATTGTGCAAAAGAGACAACACCAATAAATGGATCATCATCAACAAGAGGATTACCAAAAGCATCATATGTAATGGAAAGTGTTTTGAAGACAATAACAAAGCCTGTTCATCTTCTCAATATTACAGCTCTTTCAGAATTGAGAAAAGATGGTCATCCTAGCTCTCATAATGGCTTCCATGGCATGGATTGTACACATTGGTGTGTAGCTGGGGTTCCAGATACTTGGAATCAACTTATGCTTGAatcaattattaattag